One region of Candidatus Polarisedimenticolaceae bacterium genomic DNA includes:
- a CDS encoding tetratricopeptide repeat protein has translation MSADRIARLHEQASEHYLNGNYQDALQAWRDVLALDPANEQAMDGVRMASQFAQPGEAATAVSADVAHDLDQGLKVFDSLGAARPDRRPAATAAASASAPVPAAAPDPTRQTEGIDFGDLSGVGAIPLGSVDSAPIVKTEPEAETEEPVEEHFGLEPVSQASSSAAAHELNRRVADLLAEAHAKADAGEKDEALAILSRLSILDEENADAIALRAKLLEGGPSDLDKIEEAIIEGVAALESDRLDDAERHFQAALALAPDHREAQHYLDKVRERRAGPTHVPGAGHEGEDLLGGGAPPEVPAPAPAAKPAAAAVPLAVPAGPPAAKAAGSTKPRPALPPPEAPATPRSSSMKLPPLKWIVGGGVLAIAAICAFIAVPQFLSSKKVPKQVPAPPRAAKPAARPASAPVPVMTAAEKAKAIDDSLKRGGARMAAGDFGAAVVAYNEALRLDPANLDAKAGLNEAGDRYKAHKSEEDALSSIKTSFKEGEYASALRVAYRLPATVPDSFVSGIKLAGWYNLAVVALRAGDCREAISHLDEALAAVPADPQATKLREFATKYADAPKDRGFLDQVEALQFRPLPSS, from the coding sequence ATGAGCGCCGATCGCATCGCGCGGCTGCACGAACAGGCATCCGAGCACTACCTCAACGGAAACTATCAGGACGCGCTCCAGGCGTGGCGTGACGTGCTCGCGCTCGATCCAGCCAACGAGCAGGCGATGGACGGCGTCCGCATGGCGTCCCAGTTCGCGCAGCCCGGAGAGGCCGCGACCGCCGTCAGCGCGGACGTGGCGCACGATCTCGACCAAGGATTGAAGGTGTTCGACAGCCTCGGCGCCGCGCGCCCCGATCGCCGGCCCGCGGCGACGGCGGCCGCTTCCGCCTCCGCCCCTGTCCCGGCGGCGGCGCCCGATCCGACGCGCCAGACGGAGGGGATCGATTTCGGCGACCTGTCCGGCGTGGGCGCGATTCCTCTCGGGAGCGTCGACTCCGCGCCGATCGTCAAGACGGAGCCGGAAGCCGAGACGGAAGAGCCGGTCGAGGAGCACTTCGGTCTCGAGCCAGTCTCGCAGGCGAGCTCGAGCGCGGCCGCGCACGAGCTGAACCGCCGCGTCGCCGACCTCCTCGCGGAAGCGCACGCGAAGGCCGACGCGGGAGAGAAGGACGAGGCGCTCGCGATTCTCTCGCGCCTCTCGATCCTCGACGAGGAGAACGCCGACGCGATCGCTCTCCGCGCGAAGCTGCTCGAGGGTGGGCCGTCCGATCTCGACAAGATCGAGGAGGCGATCATCGAGGGCGTCGCGGCGCTCGAGTCCGACCGCCTCGACGACGCCGAGCGACACTTCCAGGCGGCACTCGCGCTCGCCCCCGACCACCGCGAAGCGCAGCACTACCTCGACAAGGTGCGCGAGCGCCGCGCCGGTCCCACGCACGTTCCCGGGGCCGGGCACGAAGGCGAGGATCTTCTCGGCGGCGGCGCGCCGCCCGAGGTTCCCGCGCCGGCTCCGGCGGCGAAGCCGGCCGCGGCGGCGGTCCCGCTCGCGGTACCGGCCGGTCCGCCGGCCGCCAAGGCGGCGGGATCGACGAAGCCGCGCCCGGCGCTGCCTCCGCCCGAGGCCCCGGCCACGCCGCGCTCGAGCTCGATGAAGCTCCCCCCGCTCAAGTGGATCGTCGGCGGTGGGGTGCTGGCGATCGCCGCGATCTGCGCTTTCATCGCGGTGCCTCAATTCTTGTCGTCGAAGAAAGTGCCGAAGCAGGTCCCGGCGCCGCCGCGGGCCGCGAAGCCGGCCGCGCGTCCCGCCTCCGCACCGGTGCCGGTCATGACGGCCGCGGAGAAGGCGAAGGCGATCGACGACAGCCTGAAGCGCGGCGGCGCGAGGATGGCCGCGGGAGATTTCGGCGCCGCGGTCGTCGCCTACAACGAAGCGCTCCGTCTCGACCCGGCGAACCTCGACGCGAAGGCCGGTCTCAACGAGGCAGGTGATCGCTACAAGGCGCACAAGTCGGAAGAGGACGCGCTGAGCTCGATCAAGACGAGCTTCAAGGAAGGGGAATACGCCTCGGCGCTGCGCGTCGCCTACCGCCTGCCGGCGACGGTGCCCGACTCGTTCGTGAGCGGGATCAAGCTCGCCGGCTGGTACAACCTCGCCGTCGTCGCGCTTCGGGCGGGCGACTGCCGCGAGGCGATCTCGCATCTCGACGAGGCGCTCGCCGCGGTGCCGGCCGATCCTCAGGCGACGAAGCTGCGCGAGTTCGCGACGAAGTACGCCGACGCGCCCAAGGACCGGGGGTTCCTCGACCAGGTCGAGGCGCTCCAGTTCCGGCCGCTGCCGTCTTCTTAG
- a CDS encoding tetratricopeptide repeat protein encodes MKKDHLAFLVAGLAFGFLFGFGLFKAIATRPGAEAAPASASADIPMPAGPAAPTETVNGAPNAGGGGAPMMAEINSLKERVTKDPKDVPAWTRLGNIYHDARMFPQALDFYKRVLELTPNDANVLTDTGICYQEMQQYDKALEMFGRAQKADPANWQSLYNTVVVAGLGMGRFDVADPALARLQQIHPDAPNLAELRVALDKARAGAAPASR; translated from the coding sequence TTGAAGAAGGATCATCTCGCGTTCCTCGTCGCCGGGCTCGCCTTCGGATTCCTCTTCGGCTTCGGCCTCTTCAAGGCGATCGCCACGCGTCCGGGAGCCGAGGCCGCGCCCGCCTCCGCCTCCGCCGACATCCCGATGCCCGCCGGTCCCGCGGCGCCGACGGAGACGGTCAACGGCGCTCCGAACGCAGGAGGCGGCGGCGCGCCGATGATGGCGGAGATCAACTCGCTCAAGGAGCGCGTCACCAAGGATCCCAAGGACGTTCCGGCTTGGACGCGGCTCGGCAATATTTACCACGACGCGAGGATGTTTCCGCAGGCCCTCGACTTCTACAAGCGCGTGCTCGAGCTGACGCCGAACGACGCGAACGTCCTCACCGACACGGGCATCTGCTATCAGGAGATGCAGCAGTACGACAAGGCGCTCGAGATGTTCGGCCGCGCGCAGAAGGCCGACCCGGCGAACTGGCAGTCGCTCTACAACACCGTCGTCGTCGCCGGGCTCGGGATGGGCCGGTTCGACGTCGCCGACCCGGCGCTCGCCCGCCTCCAGCAGATCCACCCGGACGCCCCCAATCTGGCGGAGCTCCGCGTCGCGCTCGACAAGGCCCGGGCGGGAGCCGCACCCGCCTCCCGGTAG
- the rlmN gene encoding 23S rRNA (adenine(2503)-C(2))-methyltransferase RlmN gives MTRPNLYGMSRAELSGHFSSQGAPAYHAAQAFRWMYARGRLDPRAWSDLPKALRAQLTVGARIDVPKIRSRVEARDGTIKYAIDLPGGGTVESVFMIQRERITLCLSSQVGCALGCDFCLTARMGLVRHLTAGEIVGQVAAIREDRDLPGPFNVVFMGMGEPLHNYDAVVDAFRILVDPDGFGLGKKRVTISTSGLAPAIERLAGEPERPRLAVSLNASSDAERDRLMPVNRRYPMARLLEACRKFAAATGEKFTFEYVLLAGINDTDADVLRLMKILRSHPAKLNLIPFNEVPGWLAYRAPSRARIVEIRDRLLAAGLPVSIRWSRGAEARAACGQLALLPDRPDEVSS, from the coding sequence ATGACACGACCGAATCTGTACGGGATGTCGCGCGCGGAGCTTTCCGGTCATTTCTCGTCGCAGGGCGCGCCCGCGTACCACGCCGCTCAGGCCTTCCGATGGATGTACGCCCGCGGCCGCCTCGACCCGCGCGCGTGGAGCGATCTCCCGAAGGCGCTCCGCGCGCAGCTCACCGTCGGCGCCCGGATCGACGTCCCGAAGATCCGCTCGCGCGTCGAAGCACGGGACGGGACGATCAAGTACGCGATCGATCTGCCCGGCGGCGGCACGGTCGAGAGCGTGTTCATGATCCAGCGCGAGCGCATCACCCTCTGCCTCTCGAGCCAGGTAGGCTGCGCTCTGGGCTGCGATTTCTGCCTCACCGCGCGCATGGGGCTCGTGCGCCATCTCACGGCCGGCGAGATCGTCGGCCAGGTCGCGGCGATCCGCGAGGATCGCGACCTTCCGGGCCCTTTTAACGTCGTCTTCATGGGTATGGGCGAGCCACTCCACAACTACGACGCGGTCGTCGATGCGTTCCGCATCCTCGTCGACCCGGACGGATTCGGCCTGGGAAAAAAGCGCGTGACGATCTCCACGTCGGGTCTCGCCCCCGCGATCGAGCGCCTCGCCGGCGAGCCGGAGCGCCCTCGTCTCGCCGTCTCCCTGAACGCGTCGAGCGACGCCGAGCGCGACCGTCTCATGCCGGTCAACCGGCGCTACCCGATGGCACGCCTGCTCGAGGCGTGCCGGAAGTTCGCCGCGGCGACCGGCGAGAAGTTCACGTTCGAGTACGTCCTCCTCGCGGGGATCAACGACACCGACGCCGACGTCCTCCGCCTCATGAAGATCCTCCGCAGCCACCCCGCGAAGCTCAACCTGATCCCGTTCAACGAGGTTCCGGGATGGCTCGCCTACCGCGCCCCGTCCCGCGCCCGCATCGTCGAGATCCGTGACCGCCTGCTCGCGGCGGGACTTCCCGTGAGCATCCGCTGGAGCCGCGGCGCCGAAGCGCGCGCCGCGTGCGGCCAGCTCGCGCTCCTCCCCGACCGGCCCGACGAGGTGTCCTCATGA
- a CDS encoding 3-oxoacyl-ACP reductase family protein, whose protein sequence is MIDLNGKSALVTGGARGIGRACCLMLARSGASVAVNYRVETPSAELLVEEIEAMGAEAFALAADVSQRADAEMLVDETVARFGGIDILVNNAGIWKSSPIEEMSDNEWAEMLAVNLTGAFHCTRAAVPAMKEARSGRIINIASTAGQRGEAFCSHYAATKGGLISFTKSLASELASSGILVNCVAPGWVVTDMTREDLLGARRESILQTIPLARAGTPDEIAGAVLYLASDLSTFVTGEILNVNGGAVLVG, encoded by the coding sequence ATGATCGATCTCAACGGAAAGTCCGCGCTCGTCACCGGCGGCGCCCGAGGCATCGGACGCGCCTGCTGCCTCATGCTCGCGCGCTCCGGGGCCTCGGTCGCGGTGAACTACCGCGTCGAGACCCCGTCGGCCGAGCTCCTGGTCGAGGAGATCGAAGCGATGGGCGCCGAGGCGTTCGCCCTGGCCGCTGACGTGAGCCAGCGGGCCGACGCCGAGATGCTCGTCGACGAGACGGTCGCGCGCTTCGGTGGGATCGACATCCTGGTGAACAACGCGGGAATCTGGAAGTCGTCGCCGATCGAGGAGATGTCCGACAACGAGTGGGCGGAGATGCTCGCCGTGAACCTCACCGGCGCCTTCCATTGCACACGCGCCGCCGTCCCCGCGATGAAGGAGGCCAGGAGCGGCCGGATCATCAACATCGCGAGCACCGCGGGGCAGAGAGGCGAGGCGTTCTGCTCGCACTACGCGGCGACGAAGGGTGGGCTGATCTCGTTCACGAAATCGCTCGCCTCCGAGCTCGCATCCTCCGGGATCCTCGTGAACTGCGTCGCGCCGGGATGGGTCGTCACCGACATGACCCGCGAGGACCTCCTGGGCGCCCGCCGCGAATCGATCCTCCAAACGATCCCGCTCGCGCGCGCCGGGACGCCGGACGAGATCGCCGGTGCCGTGCTCTACCTCGCGTCCGACCTCTCGACGTTCGTGACGGGCGAGATCTTGAACGTCAACGGCGGCGCCGTCCTCGTCGGTTAG
- a CDS encoding aminotransferase class I/II-fold pyridoxal phosphate-dependent enzyme, whose translation MLDLSRKAKSFTESVIREMTRLCRQHGAVNLAQGFPDFAAPEEIKEAACRAIRADVNQYAITWGAPSLRTAIAEKVRRTYGMSVDPEREIAVTCGATEAMIASILAIVDPGEEVVVFEPFYENYGPDAILAGATPRFVPLRPPDWSFEPDELAAAFNDRTRGIILNTPNNPTGKVFTRDELETIATLCRKWDVVAFSDEIYEHILYDGAVHVPIATLPGMADRTVTINALSKTYSVTGWRVGWTIASPELTSGIRKVHDFLTVGAAAPLQEAGAAALGLPATYYDALARDYAARRDLLLQGLRGVGFQCEPPRGAYYILADATAVGCRDDVSYARRLVETAGVGAVPGSSFFSRPELGRTLLRFAFPKRKETLDEAVARLERALH comes from the coding sequence GTGCTCGACCTCAGCCGCAAGGCCAAGAGCTTCACCGAGTCGGTGATCCGCGAGATGACGCGCCTGTGCCGCCAGCACGGCGCCGTCAACCTCGCGCAGGGGTTCCCGGACTTCGCCGCGCCCGAGGAGATCAAGGAAGCGGCCTGCCGCGCGATCCGCGCCGACGTCAACCAGTACGCGATCACCTGGGGCGCCCCGTCGCTGCGCACCGCGATCGCCGAGAAGGTGCGCCGCACCTACGGCATGAGCGTCGATCCCGAGCGGGAGATCGCGGTGACCTGCGGCGCGACCGAAGCGATGATCGCGTCGATCTTGGCGATCGTCGATCCCGGGGAAGAGGTCGTCGTCTTCGAGCCGTTCTACGAGAACTACGGTCCCGACGCGATCCTCGCCGGAGCGACCCCGCGCTTCGTTCCCTTGCGGCCCCCCGACTGGTCGTTCGAACCGGACGAGCTGGCGGCCGCATTCAACGACCGCACGCGCGGCATCATCCTGAATACGCCGAACAACCCGACCGGGAAGGTCTTCACGCGGGACGAGCTCGAGACGATCGCGACCCTCTGCCGCAAATGGGACGTCGTCGCCTTCTCGGACGAGATCTACGAGCACATCCTCTACGACGGCGCCGTCCACGTGCCGATCGCGACCCTCCCCGGCATGGCCGATCGCACCGTGACGATCAACGCGCTGTCGAAGACCTACTCAGTCACCGGCTGGCGCGTCGGCTGGACGATCGCGTCGCCTGAGCTGACCTCGGGCATCAGGAAGGTGCACGACTTCCTCACCGTCGGCGCGGCCGCTCCGCTTCAGGAAGCGGGCGCCGCCGCCCTCGGCCTCCCGGCGACGTACTACGACGCGCTCGCGCGGGACTACGCCGCGCGGCGCGATCTCCTCCTCCAGGGGCTGCGCGGCGTCGGCTTCCAGTGCGAGCCGCCGCGCGGGGCGTACTACATCCTCGCCGATGCCACGGCCGTCGGCTGCCGCGACGACGTCAGCTACGCGCGCCGCCTCGTCGAGACCGCCGGCGTCGGCGCGGTTCCGGGATCTTCGTTCTTCTCGCGCCCGGAGCTCGGCCGCACGCTCCTGCGCTTCGCCTTCCCGAAGAGGAAGGAGACGCTCGACGAAGCGGTGGCACGACTCGAGCGCGCGCTGCACTAA
- the rho gene encoding transcription termination factor Rho, with protein sequence MNGGNGPGGQQGARPSRALAEAPIPTEEPTLEVQGVLQVAPEGHGFLRSAATDFEMQPNDPWVPRELVQSLALETGVELAAHAVPSPRPGFPPGVARIGTINGFPTEAYAKRTPFKNLVAEDPTERIRLEADASDTSMRVVDLIAPIGKGQRCLIVAPPKAGKTVLLQKMARSITTNHPEIHLIVLLVDERPEEVTDMRRNVRGEVIASSSDELARNHLQVAEIALERAKRLVESGRDVVVLLDSITRLSRAYNTEQKGSGRVLSGGIDARTMEKPRRFFGAARKAVSGGSLTVIGTALVDTGSRMDEVIFQEFKGTGNMEILMDRGLFERRIFPAIDISKTGTRKEEKLFTPEEYQRVTLLRRALASLRPAEAMQLLVGRIEKYPTNKEFLANLLS encoded by the coding sequence ATGAACGGAGGCAACGGGCCGGGAGGACAACAGGGCGCGCGGCCCTCGCGGGCGCTCGCTGAAGCTCCGATCCCGACCGAAGAGCCGACCCTCGAGGTCCAAGGCGTTCTCCAGGTCGCCCCCGAGGGTCACGGCTTCCTCCGCTCCGCCGCGACCGATTTCGAGATGCAGCCGAACGATCCGTGGGTGCCGCGCGAGCTCGTCCAGAGTCTGGCGCTCGAAACCGGCGTCGAGCTCGCCGCGCACGCGGTGCCGTCGCCCCGGCCCGGATTCCCGCCCGGGGTCGCGCGCATCGGGACGATCAACGGGTTCCCCACCGAGGCGTACGCGAAGCGGACGCCGTTCAAGAACCTCGTCGCGGAAGATCCGACCGAGCGGATCCGGCTCGAAGCCGACGCCTCCGACACGTCGATGCGTGTCGTCGACCTCATCGCGCCGATCGGGAAGGGCCAGAGGTGCCTGATCGTCGCCCCTCCCAAGGCCGGAAAGACCGTGCTCTTGCAGAAGATGGCGCGCTCGATCACGACGAACCATCCGGAGATCCATCTCATCGTCCTCCTCGTCGACGAGCGCCCCGAGGAGGTCACCGACATGCGCCGGAACGTGCGCGGCGAAGTGATCGCCTCGAGCTCGGACGAACTGGCCCGGAATCATCTCCAGGTCGCGGAGATCGCACTCGAGCGCGCCAAGCGCCTGGTCGAGTCCGGACGCGACGTCGTGGTCCTGCTCGACTCGATCACGCGCCTCTCGCGGGCGTACAACACCGAGCAGAAGGGCTCGGGCCGCGTGCTCTCCGGCGGGATCGACGCGCGCACGATGGAGAAGCCGCGCCGTTTCTTCGGCGCCGCGCGCAAGGCGGTCTCCGGCGGTTCGCTCACCGTGATCGGCACGGCTCTCGTCGATACCGGCTCGCGGATGGACGAGGTGATCTTCCAGGAGTTCAAGGGGACCGGGAACATGGAGATCCTGATGGATCGCGGCCTCTTCGAGCGCCGGATCTTCCCCGCGATCGACATCTCGAAGACCGGCACCCGCAAGGAAGAGAAGCTGTTCACCCCCGAGGAATATCAAAGGGTGACGCTCCTGCGCCGCGCGCTCGCGTCCTTGCGTCCGGCCGAGGCGATGCAGCTCCTCGTCGGCCGGATCGAGAAGTACCCGACCAACAAAGAGTTCCTCGCGAACCTCCTGAGCTGA
- a CDS encoding HEAT repeat domain-containing protein produces the protein MAATILVASMALSAGCRGDEEATIQRIHDLGRKPTEPNRNRIADLVHDPDRDVRANVLLVLNEVDPVRAKTLARAALTDVDGVVRGASVEVVASEAAGDLELAHALAAMASQDAAWQVRRRALDAIAGIDDPGVKEAIVAALSDSVRHVRRAALEAGSAHPGLLPLDRVSDLCAKDPDWENREAAARVLGASGDPASAAVLAAAEADPNEFVRAEAARGRRSLERSSPPPASVPAPAHDGKPGSGV, from the coding sequence GTGGCGGCCACGATCCTCGTCGCCTCGATGGCGCTTTCGGCCGGTTGCCGGGGTGACGAAGAAGCGACGATCCAGCGGATCCACGACCTGGGGCGGAAACCGACCGAGCCGAACCGGAACCGGATCGCGGACCTCGTGCACGATCCCGATCGGGACGTGCGCGCCAACGTCCTCCTCGTCCTGAACGAGGTCGATCCGGTCCGAGCGAAAACGCTGGCCCGCGCCGCCCTGACCGATGTGGACGGGGTGGTGCGAGGCGCCTCGGTGGAGGTCGTCGCTTCCGAGGCCGCCGGCGATCTCGAATTAGCCCATGCGCTGGCGGCGATGGCGTCGCAAGACGCCGCGTGGCAGGTGCGCCGCCGCGCGCTCGATGCGATCGCCGGAATCGACGATCCCGGCGTGAAAGAGGCTATCGTGGCGGCCCTTTCGGACTCCGTGCGCCACGTGCGCCGGGCGGCGCTCGAGGCCGGAAGCGCGCACCCGGGACTCTTACCTCTCGATCGGGTCTCGGACCTCTGCGCGAAGGATCCCGACTGGGAGAACCGCGAAGCGGCCGCCCGTGTGCTCGGCGCCTCCGGCGATCCGGCGTCGGCCGCCGTCCTCGCCGCCGCCGAAGCCGATCCGAACGAGTTCGTGCGAGCCGAGGCGGCGCGCGGCCGCCGGTCCCTCGAGCGATCGTCCCCGCCGCCGGCGAGCGTCCCGGCTCCCGCCCATGATGGGAAGCCGGGAAGCGGTGTATAG
- a CDS encoding tetratricopeptide repeat protein — protein sequence MPILSAENSFRKGLVALVEGDPATAATHFQSAILIERQHGVTRPQMRYLSYYGLSLAQSRSASPEAIQACETASRRDFFNPDLLLNLGRVYLIAGKTTKALAAFERGLAMAPDHKALRAELGKFERRQAPPLSMVSRSHPLNKALGKLRALFLRRMPRGESYHTSTSP from the coding sequence ATGCCTATACTCTCGGCCGAGAATAGCTTTCGGAAGGGCCTCGTCGCGCTGGTCGAGGGAGACCCCGCGACCGCAGCCACCCACTTTCAATCGGCCATCCTGATCGAGCGCCAACACGGCGTCACGCGTCCCCAAATGCGCTACCTCTCCTATTACGGCCTGAGCCTCGCGCAGAGCCGGAGCGCCAGTCCCGAGGCGATCCAGGCGTGCGAGACCGCCTCACGCCGCGACTTCTTCAACCCCGACCTGCTGCTCAACCTCGGCCGCGTCTATCTCATCGCCGGCAAGACGACCAAAGCACTGGCCGCTTTCGAGCGCGGCCTGGCGATGGCGCCCGACCACAAGGCCCTCCGTGCGGAGCTCGGCAAGTTCGAGCGCCGCCAGGCGCCGCCGCTCTCGATGGTCTCGCGCTCTCACCCTCTGAACAAGGCGCTCGGCAAGCTGCGAGCGCTGTTCCTGCGCCGCATGCCGCGCGGTGAGAGCTACCACACCTCGACCTCTCCCTGA
- a CDS encoding bifunctional hydroxymethylpyrimidine kinase/phosphomethylpyrimidine kinase has product MNARPVVLTAGAVAPTANDGVVSDAAVLSEIDCRAVPVVTSFLGHAPGRRFAEPVPAALLERQIAAAFAGPRPEGALIGLVLDAEQVRAIAAAIDRAVPDVAVYAPVVSIHGETLLDAATLAAAEAELFGRVRVVVLRANDAEHVTGIAVEGFDALKAAAGVLRRRGARAAIVAGYQAHGRVADVVDDGGTITLLDAARIQASHVAGLAGAYATAVAGHLAHGATPARAAGAAQRYVAMRLMRGR; this is encoded by the coding sequence GTGAACGCGCGGCCCGTCGTGCTCACCGCGGGTGCAGTCGCCCCCACGGCGAACGACGGCGTCGTGAGCGACGCGGCGGTTCTGAGCGAGATCGACTGCCGGGCGGTGCCGGTCGTCACGTCGTTCCTCGGCCACGCGCCCGGCCGGCGGTTCGCCGAGCCCGTTCCCGCGGCGCTGCTCGAGCGGCAGATCGCGGCTGCCTTCGCCGGTCCGCGTCCCGAAGGCGCGCTGATCGGCCTCGTGCTCGATGCGGAGCAGGTGCGCGCGATCGCCGCTGCGATCGACCGCGCGGTCCCAGACGTCGCGGTGTACGCCCCCGTCGTGTCGATCCATGGCGAGACCCTCCTCGATGCGGCGACCCTCGCCGCCGCCGAGGCGGAGCTGTTCGGCCGGGTCCGTGTCGTGGTGCTTCGTGCGAACGATGCGGAGCACGTGACGGGAATCGCGGTCGAGGGATTCGACGCGTTGAAGGCGGCCGCCGGCGTCCTCCGCCGCCGGGGAGCGCGAGCGGCGATCGTCGCCGGCTATCAGGCGCACGGGCGTGTCGCCGACGTCGTCGACGACGGGGGAACGATCACGCTGCTCGACGCCGCGCGGATTCAGGCGAGCCATGTCGCGGGCCTCGCCGGCGCGTACGCCACCGCGGTCGCCGGACACCTCGCGCACGGAGCGACGCCGGCGCGCGCGGCCGGCGCCGCGCAGCGTTACGTCGCGATGAGATTGATGCGAGGTAGGTAG
- a CDS encoding DegT/DnrJ/EryC1/StrS family aminotransferase, with protein sequence MPLLDLKPQFQAMRDDIERAIRRVVDSQMFILGPEVAAFEQEIAAYVGVPHAIGCASGTDALVLSLHALDLRPGDEVVTTPFSFFATASCITRHGGIPVFVDIDPHTFNLDPARVEAALTPRTKAILPVHLFGQCADMDPILALAKARGIAVVEDACQAIGATYRGKGAGSMGTTGAFSFFPSKNLGAFGDGGVVTTHDDALAARLKMLRVHGERERYKHQAIGWNSRLDALQAAVLRVKLKHLDAWSKGRIANADRYDRLFESAGLVASGRVALPVRAPSGGHIFNQYTIRVKGRDALGEHLKARGIGWAVYYPIPLHLQECFASLGYREGDMPHTEAAAAEVLSLPIYPELDPSQLERVVEEIAAFSQKAIVNS encoded by the coding sequence GTGCCGCTTCTCGATCTCAAGCCCCAGTTCCAGGCGATGCGCGACGACATCGAGCGCGCGATCCGGCGGGTCGTCGACTCGCAGATGTTCATTCTGGGACCGGAGGTCGCGGCGTTCGAGCAGGAGATCGCCGCGTACGTCGGTGTCCCGCACGCGATCGGGTGCGCCTCGGGCACGGACGCGCTCGTCCTCTCGCTGCACGCCCTCGATCTCCGCCCGGGCGACGAGGTCGTCACCACGCCGTTCTCGTTCTTCGCGACCGCCTCGTGCATCACGCGCCACGGTGGGATCCCGGTCTTCGTCGACATCGATCCGCACACGTTCAATCTCGATCCCGCCCGCGTCGAGGCTGCGTTGACGCCCCGGACGAAGGCGATCCTGCCGGTCCACCTGTTCGGCCAGTGCGCCGACATGGACCCGATCTTGGCGCTGGCGAAGGCGCGCGGCATCGCCGTCGTCGAGGACGCGTGCCAGGCGATCGGGGCGACGTACCGGGGGAAGGGCGCCGGAAGCATGGGGACGACCGGCGCGTTCTCGTTCTTTCCGTCGAAGAATCTCGGCGCGTTCGGCGACGGCGGCGTCGTGACGACGCACGACGACGCGCTCGCGGCGCGCCTCAAGATGCTGCGAGTCCACGGCGAGCGCGAGCGCTACAAGCACCAGGCGATCGGCTGGAACAGCCGGCTCGACGCGCTCCAGGCCGCGGTCCTACGCGTCAAGCTGAAGCACCTCGACGCGTGGTCCAAGGGGCGCATCGCCAACGCCGACCGCTACGACCGCCTGTTCGAGAGCGCGGGTCTCGTCGCGAGCGGACGCGTCGCGCTCCCCGTGCGCGCGCCGAGCGGCGGCCACATCTTCAATCAGTACACGATCCGCGTGAAGGGGCGCGACGCGCTCGGCGAGCACCTCAAGGCGCGCGGCATCGGGTGGGCCGTCTACTACCCGATCCCGCTCCACCTTCAGGAGTGCTTCGCCTCGCTCGGCTACCGCGAGGGGGACATGCCGCACACCGAGGCGGCGGCCGCCGAGGTGCTGTCGCTGCCGATCTACCCGGAGCTCGATCCTTCGCAGCTCGAGCGCGTCGTCGAGGAGATCGCCGCGTTCTCGCAGAAGGCGATAGTTAACAGTTAA
- the pyrE gene encoding orotate phosphoribosyltransferase — protein sequence MQNEREQLRQLLKGQSLMFGDFTLASGRKSTFYFDSKKTTLLPDGAWLTARAILGLIREKGIEADAIGGLTLGADPIVCPVAALSHAEGPALRAFIVRKEAKEHGTGRRIEGNLAAGSKVIIVDDVVTTAGSTLKAIEAAEDEGHHVVAVICLVDREEGGAAKLARYPFHPLFRRSEIFGEVTA from the coding sequence ATGCAGAACGAGCGCGAACAATTGCGGCAGCTCTTGAAGGGCCAATCGCTCATGTTCGGGGACTTCACCCTGGCCTCCGGGCGCAAGAGCACCTTCTATTTCGACTCGAAGAAAACGACGCTGCTCCCCGACGGGGCGTGGCTCACCGCCCGAGCGATCCTGGGCCTCATCCGGGAGAAAGGGATCGAGGCCGACGCCATCGGCGGCCTGACGCTCGGCGCCGATCCGATCGTCTGCCCGGTCGCCGCGCTCAGCCACGCCGAGGGCCCGGCGCTCCGGGCGTTCATCGTTCGCAAAGAGGCCAAGGAGCACGGCACCGGCCGGCGGATCGAGGGGAACCTCGCGGCGGGGAGCAAGGTGATCATCGTCGACGACGTCGTCACGACCGCCGGCTCGACCTTGAAGGCGATCGAGGCCGCGGAGGACGAGGGACACCACGTCGTGGCCGTCATCTGTCTCGTCGATCGCGAGGAAGGCGGTGCCGCGAAGCTCGCGAGATATCCGTTCCACCCGCTCTTCAGGCGCTCCGAGATCTTCGGAGAGGTGACGGCGTGA